In one Fundulus heteroclitus isolate FHET01 chromosome 3, MU-UCD_Fhet_4.1, whole genome shotgun sequence genomic region, the following are encoded:
- the LOC105934881 gene encoding LOW QUALITY PROTEIN: uncharacterized protein C1orf232 (The sequence of the model RefSeq protein was modified relative to this genomic sequence to represent the inferred CDS: deleted 1 base in 1 codon), whose product MNPMWKTYKSKVMKTLNPEYDEDTAEEVTEVEHDMSPIQEDEGPNAVSQLARKMQGAGAKSWNRFSSLFNKEDEHQLLEETESPPVADHPLAVKPEEPPRPNRRTGFWDSFATNWAAKKQAEAAAAASAESEGAAEAGEEGPAQAAVEEQQDGQAAPGEETEAGSSSSSNNSFSKYVSLGGGGGGGEEASFKWNFVTNKLAELKTKGMVNKTD is encoded by the exons ATGAATCCCATGTGGAAGACTTACAAAAGCAAAGTGATGAAGACTCTGAATCCTGAGTATGACGAGGACACGGCAGAGGAG GTCACAGAGGTGGAACATGACATGAGTCCGATCCAGGAGGACGAAGGGCCCAATGCCGTCTCCCAGCTGGCCAGAAAG ATGCAGGGGGCTGGGGCCAAAAGCTGGAACAGGTTTTCGTCTCTCTTCAACAAAGAGGATGAGCATCAGCTTCTGGAGGAGACTGAGAGCCCGCCAGTCGCTGACCA TCCCCTCGCAGTAAAACCTGAAGAACCTCCTCGACCAAACAGACGCACGGGATTCTGGGATAGCTTTGCGACCAACTGGGCTGCAAAGAAGCAGGCcgaagctgctgctgccgcctcGGCTGAAAGCGAGGGGGCGGCAGAGGCAGGAGAAGAAGGGCCGGCACAGGCcgctgtggaggagcagcaggacggCCAGGCCGCT CCTGGAGAGGAGACGGAggcaggaagcagcagcagcagcaataaCAGCTTCTCTAAGTACGTCTccctgggaggaggaggaggaggcggcgaGGAAGCATCCTTTAAGTGGAACTTTGTTACCAACAAGCTGGCAGAGCTGAAGACCAAGGGTATGGTGAATAAGACCGACTGA